CGTGTTATTGGGTGTCGGCCGGCCAATGGTCAACAGCGTGCCTGGCACGTGGCGGTGCAATGTGTTGACAATAGTGGTCTCGGTCGGCCCGCAACCGTTGTAGAACGTACAGTGCTCGGCCCAACGCTCGGCCAGGGCCTGAGCACAAGGTTCTCCGGCGACCGCGACCACGCTCAGGCCTGGGCATTGCAATGGATCAAGGGTGGCCAGTATCGACGGCGTCGCAATCAAGACGTTGCACTGCGCGGCTGTCTGCGCAATGTCTTTGCCGCGAATCAGCAAGGTCGCCCCTTGGGCCAGGCAACCGAGTATTTCCCAGGCTGCCATATCAAAGCCGATGTTAAGAACCTGCCCTACGGTAATGCCGGGGCCCATGCCCATCCGCCCGGGCGAGGTCAGCAAGATGTTGCACACGTTGCGATGGCGGACACACACACCATTGGGGCGTCCGGTGGTCCCGGACGTAAACAGCACGAAACACAGGTCATCGGGTTCAACCATGGCGACCACCTGCTCGCTTTCTTCGGCGACCCAGGGCATTTGCGCAAGAAACGTGTCCAGGCACAGACTGCGCGGGGCCGCATCAGTCGGCAGGCGTTCGAGCAGGTGCGACAGGGTCAGCACCAGCGGGCTGCTCAACGCTTCGAGCACCTGTCCCAGTTGCAGGGTGGGCACGATTCTGGCGTCCTGCGGGACATAGGCGGCCCCTACCTTCAATACCGCCAGCAACCCCACCAGCATCGCAATCGAACGCTCGACGAACAACCCCACCGTGTCGCCGCGCTTGACCCCCCGTTCAAGCAGGTGCACCGCCAATCGGTTGGCTTGGCGGTTGAGCTGCTCATAACTGATGCGCTGTCCTGCGCAGATCGCCGCTGTTGCTTGGGGCGCCCGCCGCGCTTGCGCTTCGATCGCGTGGTGCACATTGGCGTAGGCGGGCTGGACCGAGGGCCCACACCCCCATTGTTCGAACAGGATTCGCTCTGAGGCAGACAGGTGGGGCAGTGCCGCGCCACAGAGAAAGCGTTTATCCACAGGTGACAACGTCATGAACACACCCTCATTGTTTGTCTGCCGGCTCAGTGCCGACAGGTACAAGGGTGGATGGAGCGCAACACCTGGGATTACAGAGTCACCATTCAAATAGACTCATCCCACTCAAACGGCTAATACTTCTTTCGATCAAACAAGGAATAACTTACGCGCACGAGCGTCTACCCAGCACAACTGAGTAGACTGAACCCATGCATGAACTCGACGAACAGTTACGTGAACTCATCCCCAGGCTGCGGCGCTTCGCCGTGTCCCTGACCCGTAACGCCAGCAGCGCCGACGATCTGGTGCAGTCGACCCTGGAACGGGCGATCATCGCGTGGGCCGACAAGCGCATCGAAGGCGACCTGCGCGCCTGGCTGTTTTCGATCCTCTACCGGCAGTTCCTCGATGCCCATCGGCGCAACCGACGCTACGCACGCATG
This region of Pseudomonas sp. MUP55 genomic DNA includes:
- a CDS encoding amino acid adenylation domain-containing protein, producing the protein MTLSPVDKRFLCGAALPHLSASERILFEQWGCGPSVQPAYANVHHAIEAQARRAPQATAAICAGQRISYEQLNRQANRLAVHLLERGVKRGDTVGLFVERSIAMLVGLLAVLKVGAAYVPQDARIVPTLQLGQVLEALSSPLVLTLSHLLERLPTDAAPRSLCLDTFLAQMPWVAEESEQVVAMVEPDDLCFVLFTSGTTGRPNGVCVRHRNVCNILLTSPGRMGMGPGITVGQVLNIGFDMAAWEILGCLAQGATLLIRGKDIAQTAAQCNVLIATPSILATLDPLQCPGLSVVAVAGEPCAQALAERWAEHCTFYNGCGPTETTIVNTLHRHVPGTLLTIGRPTPNNTVYVLDDQGRACALGEIGEMWAGGAGVTAGYLNNPVLTQERYRPDPFLGGDAVMFRTRDLGRWTADGRLEHLGRVDDQVKVRGFRVELDAVTAALEAGAGCTRAVTLKVDERTLVAFVSPASADTQDCRSACHQRLAYYCVPKSIYALEAFPMTARGKIDKAALLRLAEEYQAATPACATTESGHD